A region from the uncultured Holophaga sp. genome encodes:
- a CDS encoding T6SS effector BTH_I2691 family protein, producing MIPTTRTGAPTRSRSLDEIGGSNVVASAPPKRERTSPPLSHPFQQHQLYPAVQGGLCDTLRRPRQGFLYVFLEPDQTWSAFAVDSQGGLTRHIIEEDAPPPAPEAVPASWDASNQTATGHERWQAKQKAKHARAAKLKALRQSQEQTCLPFTPAGLILAPIRNTKREEVKVWICFCNSPLASSTLDKATQEGAFRARFMRPLVPGAGQQPHGTPLFEGETCIAGRHVAEHATKVWSAQNQSERKQDPNLAPFAFSLYPAALQNSKALFEVDGDVGAALQKTRTMALMVALDDPVGVACDVALAIPARIAREDTRKLKDVEYVTGMAIAHLETFFHERGKAQKIQDLQGEANGLSSGYRVGQVGPVPTSLHDPRTTSDLIVNAGIDEWRKNAGTKVNGQWRPLYRLVDVDHYVKRQKTERETFLKDHVLPLANMHVAWMKGDPIRNTFECHHDPKALQSGYAGDMATCLMGTQAWDPCYKLYLEWLQDQNSLLMRALANGSDELLQTALQEGRNATEGAPGHEDVKTLLSLPMDNLMTAVEKATSPEVEQAVTRLMQAIGGPLSHLSKQSLEHLAEHLSVTLILMHGWMRKGFRILEYPRVWAETLNRFCTKVGMGRNAQALNPGAPAGAAGPVASIRCFEPDEPMAIKSGRPPQWTTPDAAAEHMVSIQNQALEGAPGGNLAFLTGAGILQFAAVALTMEKLGNTMSVDSPWETPTRLAAGILALTGTLTDGWKAMQERLFPAALTEAGANGPRTLSFLRRVGAGQWLGFAGGLINAVVDFIKAKTAFRENNTGLSVLYATSAVSGLGASVLLTFFAELSWVPIWGPILLLIAFGANVVISLLETSAIQKWYMKTPWADRSLEENKETPYTDSDTAMRDLECALGIHKASPEEMRATLESQCPNPWFAQGSFQVTLSSHAMKKYPWPKSRTPQPGERFPTWFSLCHCGR from the coding sequence ATGATCCCTACTACAAGGACTGGCGCTCCAACCCGAAGTCGTTCTTTGGATGAGATAGGGGGTTCCAACGTTGTTGCCTCAGCCCCTCCCAAAAGAGAAAGGACCAGCCCCCCCCTGAGCCATCCATTCCAGCAACACCAGCTGTATCCAGCAGTTCAAGGTGGCCTCTGCGATACCCTCCGCCGTCCCCGCCAGGGCTTCCTGTACGTCTTTCTCGAACCGGACCAGACATGGAGCGCCTTTGCGGTGGACAGCCAAGGGGGACTGACCCGGCACATCATCGAGGAAGATGCGCCACCTCCGGCACCCGAGGCGGTCCCCGCCTCGTGGGATGCCTCCAACCAGACCGCCACGGGACACGAGCGCTGGCAGGCCAAGCAGAAGGCCAAGCATGCCAGGGCGGCCAAACTCAAGGCACTCCGCCAGAGCCAGGAGCAGACCTGCCTGCCCTTCACCCCCGCAGGTCTGATTCTCGCCCCCATCCGGAATACCAAGCGGGAAGAGGTGAAGGTCTGGATCTGCTTCTGCAATTCCCCCCTCGCAAGCTCGACCCTGGACAAGGCCACCCAGGAGGGTGCCTTCCGGGCGCGATTCATGCGTCCGCTGGTCCCCGGTGCCGGGCAGCAACCCCACGGTACCCCCCTCTTCGAGGGAGAGACCTGCATCGCAGGCCGCCATGTGGCGGAACACGCCACCAAGGTGTGGTCCGCCCAGAATCAGTCGGAGCGGAAGCAGGACCCGAACCTGGCCCCCTTTGCCTTCAGCCTCTATCCGGCAGCCCTCCAGAACAGCAAGGCCCTCTTCGAGGTCGATGGGGATGTGGGGGCGGCGCTGCAGAAGACCCGGACCATGGCGCTCATGGTGGCCCTGGATGACCCCGTGGGGGTCGCCTGCGATGTGGCCCTGGCCATTCCCGCCCGCATCGCCAGGGAGGACACACGCAAGCTCAAGGACGTCGAATACGTCACCGGCATGGCCATCGCCCACCTCGAGACCTTCTTCCACGAGCGGGGCAAGGCCCAGAAGATCCAGGACCTGCAGGGAGAGGCCAACGGGTTGTCCAGTGGCTATCGCGTTGGCCAGGTCGGCCCCGTCCCGACGAGCCTCCACGACCCCCGCACCACATCCGACCTGATCGTCAACGCGGGCATCGACGAATGGCGCAAGAACGCCGGGACCAAGGTCAACGGACAGTGGCGCCCCCTCTACCGCTTGGTGGATGTCGACCACTACGTCAAACGCCAGAAGACGGAGCGGGAGACCTTTCTCAAGGACCATGTCCTGCCTTTGGCCAACATGCACGTGGCCTGGATGAAGGGCGATCCCATCCGGAATACCTTTGAGTGCCACCACGACCCCAAGGCCCTTCAATCAGGCTATGCCGGTGACATGGCCACCTGTCTGATGGGCACCCAGGCCTGGGACCCCTGCTACAAGCTCTACCTGGAGTGGCTCCAGGACCAGAACAGCCTCCTGATGCGGGCCCTGGCCAATGGCAGCGATGAGCTGCTCCAGACCGCCCTCCAGGAAGGGCGGAACGCGACCGAGGGAGCCCCGGGCCACGAGGATGTGAAAACCCTCTTGAGCCTCCCCATGGACAATCTGATGACCGCCGTCGAGAAGGCCACCAGCCCGGAGGTGGAACAGGCCGTCACCCGCCTCATGCAGGCCATCGGAGGCCCCCTCAGTCACCTCTCCAAGCAGAGCCTTGAACACCTCGCGGAACACCTCTCCGTAACACTCATCCTGATGCACGGCTGGATGAGGAAGGGGTTCCGCATCCTGGAGTACCCGAGGGTCTGGGCGGAGACCCTCAACCGCTTTTGCACCAAGGTGGGGATGGGACGAAATGCCCAGGCCCTCAACCCCGGAGCCCCAGCAGGGGCAGCGGGCCCGGTTGCCAGCATCCGCTGCTTCGAACCCGACGAGCCCATGGCCATCAAGAGCGGCAGACCTCCCCAATGGACCACCCCGGACGCAGCGGCCGAGCACATGGTCAGCATCCAGAACCAAGCCCTCGAGGGGGCTCCGGGCGGCAACCTGGCCTTCCTCACCGGCGCCGGCATCCTCCAGTTCGCAGCCGTGGCCCTGACCATGGAGAAGCTGGGCAACACCATGTCCGTGGACTCCCCCTGGGAAACCCCAACCCGCCTCGCCGCGGGGATTCTTGCGCTGACTGGGACCCTCACGGATGGGTGGAAGGCGATGCAGGAGAGGCTGTTCCCGGCGGCACTTACCGAAGCTGGTGCCAACGGCCCCAGAACCTTGTCATTTCTGCGTCGAGTGGGTGCAGGCCAGTGGCTGGGGTTTGCAGGGGGGCTGATCAATGCGGTAGTGGACTTTATCAAAGCCAAGACCGCCTTCAGAGAGAACAACACCGGGTTGTCTGTCCTGTATGCCACCTCCGCAGTCTCCGGTCTTGGGGCATCGGTCCTGCTCACGTTCTTTGCCGAGCTGAGTTGGGTTCCCATCTGGGGACCCATCCTGCTGCTCATTGCATTCGGTGCCAATGTGGTGATCAGCCTCCTGGAGACTTCTGCCATACAGAAGTGGTATATGAAAACCCCGTGGGCGGATCGAAGCCTCGAGGAGAACAAGGAGACTCCGTACACGGACTCCGACACGGCCATGCGGGACCTGGAGTGTGCTCTGGGCATCCATAAAGCCAGCCCTGAGGAAATGCGAGCGACCCTGGAGAGCCAGTGTCCCAATCCCTGGTTTGCTCAGGGCTCCTTCCAGGTCACCTTGAGCAGTCACGCCATGAAAAAGTACCCCTGGCCCAAAAGCCGCACTCCCCAACCCGGAGAGCGCTTCCCCACTTGGTTCAGCCTCTGTCATTGCGGAAGGTAA
- a CDS encoding DUF6708 domain-containing protein: MDLNILNHGMPKINRPLMLNELTLRLNSYTSVTSKPRPQLNSIRTNSVYIEFVDFWYSSRGIGFTGGGLIILILLQFVISMGWITIRDLITKDPRISNTTSIFLFLFILAISTPFIWIGWCIFSFDAFRYTHYPIRFNRRNRMVYVFRRDGTVLSTPWDGLFFTRVYNDTMSDWQLHAHVLEPDGVTVKETFVIRNVSGTEEGLLEIWEHIRRFMEEGPEEAHAHTKYSLPLWDRREPFWHGFMAFMANMHGSLLMQVVLSPLFLIFNVGRYCASRTSKIPVWPPEVEEACATEPDDPYYKDWRSNPKSFFG, from the coding sequence ATGGATTTAAATATTCTTAATCACGGAATGCCAAAGATTAATCGACCGCTAATGTTAAACGAATTAACTCTGCGCCTAAATAGCTACACATCCGTCACATCTAAACCAAGACCACAGCTTAATAGCATAAGAACCAATTCTGTGTATATTGAATTTGTAGACTTCTGGTACTCAAGCCGAGGCATTGGGTTCACGGGAGGGGGATTGATAATTTTAATACTATTGCAATTTGTCATCTCTATGGGTTGGATTACTATACGCGATCTAATAACCAAAGATCCACGCATAAGCAACACAACTTCGATATTTTTGTTTTTATTTATACTTGCGATATCTACGCCTTTCATCTGGATTGGATGGTGCATCTTCTCCTTTGACGCCTTCCGCTATACCCACTATCCCATCCGATTCAATCGACGCAATCGCATGGTCTATGTCTTCCGACGCGATGGCACGGTGCTGAGCACCCCTTGGGATGGACTCTTCTTCACTCGCGTATACAACGACACCATGAGTGACTGGCAACTCCACGCCCATGTCCTGGAGCCTGACGGGGTCACCGTCAAGGAGACCTTCGTCATTCGGAACGTCAGCGGAACCGAAGAGGGACTTCTCGAGATATGGGAGCACATCCGCCGATTCATGGAGGAGGGTCCTGAGGAAGCCCACGCACACACCAAATACAGTCTCCCTCTATGGGATCGCCGCGAACCCTTCTGGCACGGCTTCATGGCCTTCATGGCCAACATGCACGGCAGTCTTCTGATGCAGGTCGTCCTCTCTCCACTTTTCCTCATCTTCAACGTTGGGCGCTATTGCGCGTCCCGCACCAGCAAGATTCCTGTATGGCCCCCGGAGGTTGAGGAGGCCTGCGCCACCGAACCCGATGATCCCTACTACAAGGACTGGCGCTCCAACCCGAAGTCGTTCTTTGGATGA
- a CDS encoding T6SS effector BTH_I2691 family protein: MADKQESIHEQGGTLTPTQDGQPIQAKVKQVGVVALLPVRYALGNDFLMGGGDSGSPKLGGQFHHPPLPGKTYTHMTLRRLRCGFVYMFSEKKKRWSKFEIHFSGNMVSIQDGPWLPRRCTSHGLIFLEDDEPAWFAFSDANWSQSTLDTAVRDAHFRQKHMRQFTPSKGHTQPHTGPLAGASKAEQAAKGHASIPKDRHIADLQSLTRPDAFWFSRHAFRKTSLRTMMDGSHGGLQSYYHDSAILALEDPVAIAMDLSTLMLGRFNQFMSRPAEKSFSDPKITWGWAAMTSSAIDACVDSAAFKRSSEKEAKRRTIAKFLGALAKSSSPYSPEALAGYDAAVDQQLAQQTARELDANIASMKAESEMNYYAENHKRWKEIFHKEFLDPYDQEWILPLAQAHASHMESQKLKDHFNDTFDPEDAQSGFDFTKTLAKCYAGVQDKGPCHDHIKKQLKKNISESLINRALLLNQEKVWSAIQNEGHGLTATIADAGKRHSNLIIWDKLVKAFGSAAPKIAASEKDNLLTLFFGIISAPMSKVLAAARNGTLFHGAIAVHAAVGAPLECIRLDGWVGTLEADLYGFMLRQCPNAPQEAIDQMVASHIAYLKLKGVRMDSPVSTQVLTCRGLEQLSHEVTPQQKLAVIRNGFRVEEESAALTKLKPGRLPVLAGALGTLLGFVGVCQTRKSLQSAMLHENTDLAWRLNAQVASLVGSTADTLTKVLEGLMNKGYLGEVTQSSAFKLLKYGGGAIGVAGGLVMAYMDFQSAFRERDKGDTALVICYGLSGIVGIGISAVAICTLLSIGIAWLPIAGWILAIAAIIIGLAINHFKLKKIMEWLSQCCWGRGIHYGSMEEEMKDFALVSGS; the protein is encoded by the coding sequence ATGGCTGACAAACAGGAATCCATCCACGAACAGGGCGGGACCCTCACCCCCACACAGGATGGCCAACCGATTCAGGCGAAGGTCAAGCAAGTGGGCGTCGTGGCCCTGCTCCCTGTCCGCTACGCCCTGGGCAACGACTTCCTCATGGGCGGAGGCGACTCCGGCAGCCCTAAGCTGGGCGGTCAGTTCCATCATCCGCCCCTACCCGGCAAGACCTACACCCATATGACCCTGCGTCGCCTCCGCTGCGGATTCGTTTACATGTTCAGCGAGAAAAAGAAACGCTGGAGCAAGTTTGAGATCCACTTCTCAGGAAACATGGTGTCCATTCAGGACGGCCCCTGGCTGCCAAGGCGATGCACGAGCCACGGACTGATCTTCCTGGAAGATGACGAGCCCGCCTGGTTTGCGTTCTCGGATGCGAACTGGAGCCAATCCACGCTGGATACGGCCGTACGGGACGCCCATTTCAGACAGAAACACATGCGGCAATTCACCCCCTCCAAGGGGCACACTCAGCCCCACACAGGCCCCCTCGCTGGCGCCAGCAAAGCTGAGCAAGCGGCAAAAGGTCATGCTTCCATCCCCAAAGATCGCCACATCGCTGACCTCCAAAGTCTTACCAGACCGGACGCCTTCTGGTTCAGTCGCCACGCGTTCAGGAAAACGAGCCTGAGAACCATGATGGACGGCAGTCATGGTGGGCTTCAGTCCTACTATCACGATTCAGCCATCTTGGCCCTGGAAGACCCCGTCGCCATCGCCATGGACCTCTCCACCCTCATGCTGGGTCGATTCAACCAGTTCATGAGCCGACCGGCCGAGAAAAGCTTCAGCGATCCCAAGATCACCTGGGGTTGGGCCGCCATGACCAGCAGCGCCATTGATGCATGTGTGGATAGCGCGGCTTTCAAGCGGAGCAGCGAGAAAGAGGCAAAGCGCCGCACAATCGCAAAATTCCTAGGCGCATTAGCCAAGAGCAGCAGCCCCTACTCACCGGAGGCTCTGGCGGGTTACGACGCTGCAGTGGATCAGCAACTTGCCCAACAGACCGCCAGGGAACTCGACGCCAACATCGCTTCGATGAAGGCGGAGTCCGAGATGAATTACTACGCCGAGAACCATAAGCGCTGGAAAGAGATCTTCCACAAGGAATTCCTGGATCCATATGATCAGGAATGGATCCTACCGCTCGCCCAGGCCCACGCCAGTCACATGGAAAGCCAGAAGCTCAAGGATCATTTCAACGACACCTTCGATCCGGAAGATGCTCAGAGCGGCTTCGACTTCACCAAAACCCTTGCCAAGTGCTACGCGGGGGTCCAGGACAAGGGGCCTTGCCACGATCACATCAAAAAACAGCTAAAAAAGAACATTTCTGAAAGCCTGATCAACCGGGCCTTGCTCCTCAATCAGGAGAAGGTGTGGTCGGCGATCCAGAACGAGGGCCATGGGCTGACGGCCACCATTGCGGATGCCGGGAAACGGCACAGCAACCTGATCATCTGGGACAAGCTGGTGAAGGCCTTTGGCTCAGCGGCTCCCAAGATCGCTGCAAGCGAGAAAGATAACCTGCTGACGCTCTTCTTTGGCATCATCTCCGCCCCCATGAGCAAGGTGTTGGCGGCAGCCCGGAATGGAACCTTGTTTCATGGAGCCATCGCTGTTCACGCTGCCGTCGGGGCACCCCTTGAGTGCATCCGTCTCGACGGCTGGGTGGGTACTTTAGAGGCGGACCTGTACGGCTTCATGCTGCGTCAGTGCCCTAATGCCCCGCAAGAAGCCATTGATCAGATGGTGGCTTCCCATATCGCCTACCTGAAGCTCAAGGGCGTCCGGATGGACAGTCCCGTATCCACCCAGGTCCTGACCTGCCGGGGACTCGAACAACTCTCCCATGAGGTCACCCCCCAACAGAAACTGGCCGTCATCCGGAATGGATTTCGGGTTGAGGAGGAAAGTGCGGCCCTCACCAAACTGAAACCCGGTAGACTCCCGGTGCTCGCCGGGGCCTTGGGGACCCTTCTGGGTTTTGTGGGGGTCTGCCAGACGCGCAAGAGCCTCCAAAGCGCCATGCTGCACGAAAACACAGACCTGGCCTGGCGCCTCAACGCCCAGGTCGCCTCCCTGGTGGGCAGCACCGCAGACACCCTTACAAAGGTCCTCGAAGGACTTATGAACAAGGGATACTTGGGTGAGGTTACCCAGTCCTCAGCCTTTAAACTCCTGAAGTATGGGGGAGGTGCTATCGGCGTTGCGGGGGGCTTGGTGATGGCGTATATGGATTTTCAGTCCGCTTTTCGTGAGCGCGATAAAGGAGATACTGCTCTGGTGATATGCTATGGGTTATCAGGTATTGTCGGCATCGGAATTTCTGCAGTCGCCATTTGCACCCTACTGTCAATCGGTATTGCTTGGTTGCCGATTGCGGGTTGGATACTCGCAATTGCAGCGATTATCATTGGTCTTGCCATCAATCACTTTAAGCTTAAAAAAATCATGGAATGGCTTAGCCAGTGCTGCTGGGGACGCGGCATACATTATGGAAGTATGGAGGAAGAGATGAAAGACTTTGCCCTGGTTTCAGGATCATAA
- a CDS encoding type VI secretion system Vgr family protein, producing the protein MDLSLSALPDLSSLFDLFFRQASRLIRLHLPSDSGFVAGELLPHRLRGREGVNEDFRFELELMADSAHHPLESLQGLPIMVTVLTASGRQRELCGVVTEVRSEGSDGGAAYYRLILEPATVALRHTRCSRLLFGQSDLDAVLLLLNEELQANPVIAQCLHIENRCRSNYPVREMISLVNESKWDAIRRLLARSGISYTYISSDKSSPASPQHTLVLFDNPAQLESCACGAVPFHRVAGFETRDAISSWHARRTLQPGRVSRRSWTGNTWSLRSPEEPGVQGQGSYGQGLASTLEDYRYEGGQEHTQDEDLATQAAGVASRAREQRALSYLGGGSVRDFQAGQRFTLTGHPLHPAQDFVLLSVELEARNNLPLGLQELLKLVSAEGPVYRNTFTCIPASSPVVPEALLAPDPGLLTGTVVGPERSEIHTEEGGRIKVQLHFARPQDHDGAGASGTEADSVWLRVLQFGSSRGVGSHFIPRVGDEVLVGPLNQDPDHLVVMGILPGGIRQPGRFSEVSSLPADCALSGYRSQEHGGHRGNQLLFDDTPRELRTQLASDHARSELNLGWITAPRQGGQASPRGQGFELRSEAYGALRAPRGLLLSTEGGTHVLDLQGLLGQLGSAQSLAESLDQVATNHQMHPLGTLEAGRRAQEALGQKASKDVPAFSEPLLALSSPAGILSGTPESQVHSAGKDLRLESGQDSAWVVGRRLVMAVREAFGVFVEKAGLKLTAGKGNVELSAHEGQMSLAAEQEVKILSTDKGVEILGKDQLRLCAGGVEMLLKDGKLTLTMPGNLEIHAASLQKLGPGSVEASLPMLPKNGETFDQHFHVLDADTGEPLPHMPYELTTASGKVLRGVTDAQGLTGKVFGTGADQVSLKVFPRTR; encoded by the coding sequence ATGGACCTCTCCCTCAGTGCCCTGCCCGACCTCTCCAGCCTCTTCGATCTCTTCTTCCGTCAGGCCTCCCGCCTCATCCGGCTCCACCTGCCTTCCGACAGCGGCTTTGTGGCCGGAGAGCTCCTCCCCCACCGCCTCCGGGGCCGCGAGGGGGTCAACGAGGACTTCCGCTTCGAGCTCGAGCTCATGGCCGACAGCGCCCACCACCCCCTGGAGAGCCTCCAGGGCCTTCCCATCATGGTCACGGTCCTCACCGCTTCGGGGCGCCAGCGCGAGCTCTGCGGTGTGGTCACCGAGGTCCGCAGCGAGGGCTCCGACGGCGGAGCCGCTTACTATCGACTCATCCTCGAACCCGCCACCGTCGCCCTCCGCCACACCCGCTGCTCCCGCCTCCTCTTCGGCCAGAGCGACCTGGACGCCGTCCTGCTCCTCCTCAACGAGGAACTCCAGGCCAACCCCGTCATCGCCCAGTGCCTCCACATCGAGAACCGCTGCCGCAGCAACTACCCGGTGCGGGAGATGATCAGCCTGGTCAACGAGTCCAAGTGGGACGCCATCCGGCGCCTCCTGGCCCGCTCGGGCATCTCCTACACCTATATCTCCTCGGATAAGAGCAGCCCCGCCTCCCCCCAGCACACCCTGGTCCTCTTCGATAACCCCGCCCAGCTGGAGAGCTGCGCGTGCGGGGCCGTGCCCTTCCACCGCGTGGCGGGCTTCGAGACCCGGGACGCCATCTCGAGCTGGCACGCCCGGCGCACCCTCCAGCCCGGCCGCGTCAGCCGCCGCAGCTGGACCGGCAACACCTGGAGCCTCCGGAGTCCCGAGGAGCCCGGGGTCCAGGGTCAGGGCAGCTATGGCCAGGGCCTGGCCTCCACCCTGGAGGACTACCGCTACGAGGGGGGCCAGGAGCACACCCAGGACGAGGATCTCGCCACCCAGGCCGCCGGGGTGGCCTCCAGGGCCAGGGAGCAGCGGGCCCTCAGCTACCTGGGGGGCGGCAGCGTCCGGGACTTCCAGGCGGGCCAGCGGTTCACCCTCACGGGGCACCCCCTCCACCCCGCCCAGGACTTCGTCCTCCTCTCGGTGGAACTGGAGGCCCGCAACAACCTGCCCCTGGGCCTCCAGGAGCTGCTGAAGCTGGTTTCGGCAGAAGGCCCCGTCTACCGCAACACCTTCACCTGCATCCCCGCCAGCAGCCCCGTGGTCCCCGAGGCGTTGCTCGCCCCCGATCCAGGACTCCTGACGGGCACCGTGGTGGGCCCCGAGCGCAGTGAGATCCACACCGAGGAGGGGGGCCGTATCAAGGTCCAGCTCCACTTCGCCCGGCCCCAGGACCACGACGGGGCCGGGGCCTCGGGCACCGAGGCCGACAGCGTCTGGCTGCGGGTGCTGCAGTTCGGCTCCTCCCGGGGTGTGGGCAGCCACTTCATCCCCCGGGTGGGGGACGAGGTCCTCGTCGGCCCCCTGAACCAGGACCCGGATCACCTGGTGGTGATGGGCATCCTGCCCGGGGGGATCCGCCAGCCCGGGCGCTTCAGCGAGGTCTCCAGCCTGCCTGCGGACTGCGCGCTCTCCGGGTATCGCAGCCAGGAGCACGGGGGCCATCGCGGCAACCAGCTCCTCTTTGACGACACGCCCAGGGAGCTGCGCACCCAGTTGGCCAGCGACCACGCCAGAAGCGAGCTCAATCTGGGCTGGATCACCGCCCCCCGGCAGGGCGGCCAGGCCAGTCCCCGGGGGCAGGGCTTCGAGCTGCGCAGCGAGGCCTACGGCGCCCTGCGCGCCCCCAGGGGCCTGCTGCTGAGCACCGAAGGGGGCACCCATGTCCTGGATCTCCAGGGCCTCCTGGGCCAGCTGGGCAGCGCCCAGTCCCTGGCGGAGTCTCTGGACCAGGTGGCCACCAACCACCAGATGCACCCCCTGGGGACCCTGGAGGCGGGCAGGCGTGCCCAGGAGGCCCTGGGACAGAAGGCAAGCAAGGATGTCCCCGCCTTCAGCGAGCCCCTGCTGGCCCTGAGCAGCCCCGCAGGGATCCTCAGCGGCACCCCCGAGAGTCAGGTCCACAGCGCCGGGAAGGACCTCCGCCTGGAGAGCGGGCAGGACAGCGCCTGGGTGGTGGGGCGGCGCCTCGTCATGGCGGTGCGGGAGGCCTTCGGCGTGTTTGTCGAGAAGGCGGGTCTCAAGCTCACCGCAGGCAAGGGCAATGTGGAGCTGAGCGCCCACGAAGGCCAGATGAGCCTGGCGGCGGAGCAGGAGGTCAAGATCCTGAGCACCGACAAGGGCGTGGAGATCCTGGGGAAGGACCAGCTGCGCCTCTGCGCCGGGGGTGTCGAGATGCTCCTCAAAGACGGCAAGCTCACCCTCACCATGCCGGGGAACCTCGAGATCCACGCGGCCAGCCTTCAGAAGCTGGGACCTGGCAGCGTCGAAGCCAGCCTGCCGATGCTGCCCAAGAACGGTGAAACCTTCGATCAGCACTTCCATGTGCTTGATGCGGATACGGGCGAACCGCTGCCCCACATGCCCTACGAACTCACCACGGCATCCGGGAAAGTGCTCCGCGGCGTCACGGATGCTCAAGGGCTCACAGGCAAGGTGTTTGGTACGGGAGCCGACCAAGTGAGCCTCAAAGTGTTCCCCAGAACCCGATAG
- a CDS encoding M13 family metallopeptidase, whose translation MKKLTFSLTLLASVPGILAAAAPAARADILARDLDPGVSPGVDFFNYANGGWLKRNPIPASESSWGIGDLVEEELRTRLRRINEDAVAHPTAAPETRKVGDFWVTAMDEARCDRLGLAPLQPELDRLDRAHTLAEVMDVAFAWRPLSVRGFFSVSVGQDDKKSDEMAVFISQGGLSLPERDFYFNPEPGVVRIRQAFVEHCTRLLVLTGRPEAEARKAAEAVMAFETELAQASRKMEDLRDPWKNYHRMSPGEVSAQLTPGLDWKARLGSLGLQASSVVVGQPEYLKALEPILARTPVPVLKDYLRLGLVMTYADFMSKSFQEEYFRFNGQVLSGQQQPRERWKRVLDVQGACMGMVLGKVFAQAYFPEATKQRYLTLVEAIRQAYRERIQRLDWMSPETKAKALVKLDRMDRKVGYPDKWKDYSALVVNRESYCGNVMNAMRWRFQDMVSKYGKPVDRTEWNMTPQTYNAYYEPANNEIVLPAAIFMVPGVPDAELDDALVYGYVGASTIGHEITHGFDDQGRQYDAQGNLNDWWTPEDAARFKARAEVMVKQFNAYEPIPGLHINGQASLGENIADLGGLLLGLDAFKKTEQYRKGEKIAGLTPLQRYFLGYSLGWLYQQREEELRSRLLSDVHAPAKWRVLGPMSNMPEFYEAFGVKAGQPLWRPEAERVHIW comes from the coding sequence ATGAAAAAGCTGACCTTCTCCCTGACGCTCCTCGCTTCGGTGCCGGGCATCCTCGCTGCAGCGGCACCCGCAGCAAGGGCGGACATCCTGGCCCGGGACCTGGACCCCGGTGTGAGCCCAGGGGTGGACTTCTTCAATTACGCCAATGGCGGCTGGCTCAAGCGGAATCCCATCCCCGCCTCCGAGTCCTCCTGGGGTATCGGGGATCTGGTGGAGGAGGAGCTGCGGACCCGGCTCCGGAGGATCAACGAGGACGCTGTCGCCCACCCCACCGCCGCTCCCGAAACCCGCAAGGTCGGGGATTTCTGGGTGACCGCCATGGATGAAGCCCGGTGCGACCGCCTGGGGCTGGCGCCCCTTCAACCCGAACTGGACCGGCTCGACCGTGCCCACACCCTGGCTGAGGTGATGGATGTGGCCTTCGCCTGGCGCCCCCTCTCGGTCCGGGGCTTCTTCTCGGTCTCCGTGGGTCAGGATGACAAGAAGAGCGATGAGATGGCTGTCTTCATCAGCCAGGGCGGGCTGAGCCTGCCGGAGCGGGATTTCTACTTCAATCCCGAGCCCGGGGTGGTGCGGATCCGTCAGGCCTTTGTGGAGCACTGCACGCGACTCCTGGTGCTGACGGGGCGACCGGAGGCGGAGGCCCGCAAGGCGGCGGAGGCCGTGATGGCCTTCGAGACCGAGCTGGCCCAGGCGTCCAGGAAGATGGAGGATCTCCGGGACCCTTGGAAGAACTACCACCGCATGAGCCCCGGCGAGGTGAGTGCCCAGCTGACTCCCGGTCTGGACTGGAAAGCCCGCCTGGGGTCCCTGGGGCTCCAGGCATCTTCAGTGGTGGTGGGTCAGCCTGAGTATCTGAAGGCCCTTGAGCCCATCCTGGCCCGGACCCCAGTGCCGGTCCTGAAGGACTACCTGCGTCTCGGGCTGGTGATGACCTATGCAGACTTCATGAGCAAGTCTTTCCAGGAGGAATACTTCCGGTTCAATGGTCAAGTGCTTTCCGGTCAGCAGCAGCCCAGAGAGCGTTGGAAGCGGGTCCTGGATGTCCAGGGTGCCTGCATGGGCATGGTGCTGGGCAAGGTCTTCGCCCAGGCCTACTTCCCGGAGGCCACCAAGCAGCGCTACCTCACCCTGGTGGAGGCCATCCGGCAGGCCTACCGGGAACGGATCCAGCGTCTGGACTGGATGAGCCCGGAGACCAAAGCCAAGGCTCTGGTCAAGCTGGACAGGATGGACCGCAAGGTGGGCTACCCGGACAAGTGGAAGGACTACTCGGCCCTCGTGGTGAACCGGGAGTCTTACTGCGGGAATGTCATGAACGCCATGCGCTGGCGCTTCCAGGACATGGTGTCCAAGTACGGCAAGCCCGTGGACCGCACCGAGTGGAACATGACGCCCCAGACCTACAACGCCTACTATGAGCCCGCCAACAACGAGATCGTGCTTCCCGCGGCCATCTTCATGGTGCCCGGGGTGCCTGATGCGGAGTTGGATGATGCCCTGGTCTATGGCTACGTGGGGGCCTCCACCATTGGCCATGAGATCACCCACGGCTTCGATGACCAGGGGCGCCAGTACGATGCCCAAGGGAACCTGAACGACTGGTGGACCCCGGAGGATGCCGCACGCTTCAAGGCCCGGGCCGAGGTCATGGTCAAGCAATTCAATGCCTACGAGCCCATCCCCGGTCTCCACATCAACGGTCAGGCGAGCCTGGGTGAGAACATCGCGGACCTCGGGGGGCTCCTGCTGGGGCTGGATGCCTTCAAGAAGACCGAGCAGTACCGCAAGGGGGAGAAGATCGCCGGGCTCACCCCCCTGCAGCGCTACTTCCTCGGCTACAGCCTGGGCTGGCTCTACCAGCAGCGGGAAGAGGAGCTCCGCAGCCGCCTCCTGAGCGATGTCCACGCCCCGGCCAAGTGGCGGGTCCTGGGCCCCATGTCCAACATGCCCGAGTTCTATGAGGCCTTCGGGGTGAAAGCGGGCCAGCCCTTGTGGCGACCCGAGGCCGAGCGGGTCCACATCTGGTAG